GATACCTACTCCAAAAATTAAAAAATCATCCTTGACATTAAACCATGCATCATATTGAGAAAGTTGAGGATCCAGAAAAGCATGGAAAAAATCAGGGTCTAAATCGATAGTGCCTTTACAAAATGTTTGATAAGTAAAAACATAGTTTTTTGACTTTTTAAATAAATTCCTTTTAACAATACTGCCTGCCCCGTCACATGCTACAATAATTCTGGCTCTTTCTTCATATATTTCGCTGTCATGAAGTTTTACTGATACGTGGTCATGTTTCTCTTTGCAAGAAAGGGCCGAAGTTGATTGTCTAAGCTCAGCACCTGCACTTTGAGCCTTTAAAGCAAGCCATTCATCAAATAAACTTCTCCATACATTCAAACCATCGCTTTCAAATTTAAATGTTTGATTCTTTTCATTGGTAATGATAATGCCTTTGCTTATATGAGGTTTACATAAAACTGAATGAGGTATTTTTCCGAATTCATTTTCAATTAGGTTGATAGATTTCTTAATTAAGATGCCCGAACATGATTTTTCTCGAGGTATCTTCATTCTTTCAACCAGCAGAACATTATAATCTGCATCGGCCAACCTTTTCGCTGTCATACAACCAGCAGGGCCTGCACCTATTACCATTACGTCGTACATTTAAATTTTTTCCTCCTAAAAGTAAAAATAGGGGTTATATCTTTTAGAAATTATATCCTCATTAAACCCGCGTTGGATTCTGGTATTCGCAGGGAACTGCTGTCTGGCATTTTCCACATCCATACCGTGGTTTATTTAATTTAAGGGTCTTATCCAGGAATTTAGAACAAGATTCGGCATCTTTACCATTTTCATCGATGGCAGTAGGGGGACATCGAGGGATGCACTCGCCACATTTGCTACAGTACTCATCTATTTCTTTATATGGTCTGATGCTAGGTTCAAATTCAATGTCTGTAATGACGCTGCCAAAACGGCCTGCTGCTCCCAAATTGGTAATTAGAGAATAATTCAAACTAAATGTCCCAAGACCTGCAATAAAAGCAGCATGACGCTCTGACCAGTTACTTACATGATTAGCAACTTTAAAACGTTTGTCTAAGGCTGGAGCAACTGCTTTTCCATCAGCTGATTCAATCAATTCAATGATTAACTTCCTTAAATTATTGTTAACCACTTCGCCTTCACAGCGCCCATAAAGCCATTCTATAGATGGCAGACCTTTTTGTCTATTGGAACTGCGTATATGTTCTGTAAAAGGTAAAAAATAAGAAATAACAGATTTTGCTCCCGGTAACCATTCCTCGGGTGTTAAATGCTCTGGTCCAATTACACCATGTTCTTTTAATTTTTCCCAAAGTGGATCAGATGCGCTTGCCACACCAATCAGTGGTTGATCCCATATCTGCATCATATCCAGCTTTTCAACAAAATTCTGTTCGCTATTTTGGATAAACTCTGCTATATTTTCTTTAATAGTATCTAATAACATTTGATCTACCTAATAAAGATTTAATATCAATATTTTACTTCCCTGTGTTTTCTATAAAGTTTGAATTAGGCATTTTAAACACGTGAAAATAAGGTTTAAAATGCAGTTAAAAAGAATTAAAAAGTGAAATTAATTTTTAATTAAAAAAGATATTTTAAAGTAGAGATTATTCTACTGTCACACATTTAGCCAGGTTTTTAGGCTTATCTGGGTCTATACCCTTCATCACGCTGATGTAATATGATAAAAGTTGTAGAGGAATGACATAAGGTACAGCTGAAAATATCTCATCAATCCCATCGTCAAATTCAATCATATCCCTGGTCTCTGATCTTAAATCTTCGTCTTTTGATGATCCAAGACCAATAACACGAGCACCTCTTGCATTTACTTCTTCAACATTACTTAATGTTTTATCATGGCTTTTACCTGGAGGTACTACTGCAACAACAGGAACACCATCATCAATAAGTGCGAGTGGGCCATGTTTCAATTCACCAGAAGCGTAACCTTCTGCATGTATATAAGTTATCTCTTTAAGCTTTAAAGCCCCTTCTAGAGCAGTTGGATATGAAAATCCTCGTCCGATAAAGAAGAAATCTCTAGCATCTTTATATTTGCATGCTATTTTCTTAATGAAGTCTTCATTCTCAAGTATTGATTCCATATGATCTGGAATACTTTCTAACTTTTCTAAAAGTTCCATCCGCCCGCTCATGCAGATTGCAAGAAGATAGATGGATGTGAGTTGACTTATATATGTTTTAGTTGCTGCTACGCCAATTTCAGGACCTGCTCTCGTGTATACGACATATTCTGCTTCTCTGGTTACTGTACTTCCGACCACATTTACAATGGCAAGTGTTTTGGCTTTGTGATTGACAAGTCTTAAAGCTTTAAGTGTATCTGCAGTTTCTCCAGATTGTGTTATAACGATTACAAGTGTATTTTCATCCAGTGTTTCTGCAGAATATTCGAATTCAGAAGCTAAAGTAACATCTGTTGAAATTCCAACCAGATTTTCGAATAGATATTTACCAATTAAAGATGCATGGTATGATGTTCCGCAAGCTACAAAACATATTCTATTAAATTTAGGGAAACTCTGGACAATTTTTTTAATTTCAGATGCTTCACGAATAGTATTTTTAACTGCTTTTGGTTGCTCGTGAATTTCTTTCAACATGAAGTGATCGTAACCACCTTTTTCAGCCATATCCGGGGTCCAATCAATGACGAAAATTTCTTTTTCAATTACTTTGCCTTCAGGATCTTTTATTGTAATCCCATCATCACTTAAGATAACCATTTCGTTATCTTCAAGATAAATAACTTTATTTGTATGTTTTAATATTGCAGGGACGTCTGATGCTATAAAGTACTCACCTGTGCCCTTTCCTACTATAAGAGGACTTTCTTTTCTTGCACCTACAACTTTATTTGGTTCATCACGGGATATAGCTGCCAGAGCATATGAACCTTTAAGATCTCCAATTGCAAGCCTTGTTGCATCCTCTAAATTGTTTCCCTGTTCCATATATTTTTCTATAAGGTGTGGTATAACTTCAGTATCGGTTTCAGACTTAAATATATGTCCTTCTTTTTCTAACTGGCTTTTTAATTCTTTGTAATTTTCAATTATTCCATTGTGGACTACAGCTATTCTATTTTTACAGTCAGTATGTGGGTGGGCATTTTCTTTTGTAGGTAACCCGTGGGTAGCCCACCTGACATGAGCTATTCCCATTTCTCCAGGAAGGTCAGTTAACTTTAGATTTGCCTGGACATCATCGATTTTTCCCTTGTCTTTTTTAATAGTTATATCGCTTCCAGATGTTGCAATACCTATAGAATCGTAGCCTCTATATTCAAGCCTCTTTACACATTCTAAAAGTACAGGCGCAGCCTTTTCATTATTTAATATACATCCTATTATCCCGCACATAAATTTCACCAAAAGGTGTACTATGAGTATTAATTATACTCTACTTTATTATTAATTGTGTTTCATCAATTTTTATAATTTTAAATTTATAATAACTTTATTATAATTCCTATCTCATATAAATGAGTAACATTCTTTTATTTTTTTAAGTTTTGCATCAATTTTATAATCCTAAAATTACAACATATTACAACATCACTAATTGGAATTATATCTATATAAATATTTGATACTAAATATAAGAAATGGAGTTTAACATGACTATCGAAATTGGAACCCTAATATATCAAGGTAAAGCCAAAGGCGTATATGAAACTGATGACCCTCAGAAAGTTGTTGTAGAATTTAGAGATGATATAACAGCAGGAGATGGGGCTAAAAAGGATAATTTAAGTGAAAAAGGATTCTGGAATTCAATAATTTCTGCCAAATTTTTTGAGCTGCTTGAAGAAGCTGGAATCCAAACTCAATATATAGAACTTATAAAACCAGGACTTATGCTGTCAAAAAAACTTGAAATGATTCCACTGGAAGTAATCACAAGAAATATAGCTGCTGGAAGTCTCCTTAGAAGATATCCATTTGAGGCAAAACAAACATTTGAGCCTCCGATAATACAGATAGACTATAAAAGCGATGAATATGGAGACCCAATGTTAAATGATGAGATTGCAGTTGCACTTGGACTTATAGATGAATATAGACTTAAAATTATTAAAGAAACTACTTTAAGAATAAATAAAGTGTTAAAAGATTTCTTAGAATCCAAAGGAATTCTATTCCCTGATTTTAAAATTGAGTTTGGTTATGATGCAGATGGAAGTATAGTTTTAGGAGATGAAATAAGTCCAGACACATGTAGATTTTGGGATATGGAAACATGTGATACCCTTGATAAAGATCTATTTAGACAAGGAGAGTCTGGTGTTATTGACGCTTATAAAAAAGTTGCATCCATGATACTTGATGATGAAGATAAAGAGAAATGGAATATTGAATTATAGAATGAACATGGACTTTAAGTAAAATTTTCATAATAAAGTTAATAAGGATAAAGTGTAATCTATGAATGAATAAACTTATTACTTTTAATTTTATTTTATTGGTGATGATATGAAGTACGATGCTGAAGTTAGAATAAGCCTTAAAAAAGGCATGTTAAATCCTGAAGCTTCAACAACACAGAGGGCTCTTGCTCTTTTAGGATATGAAGTTGAAGGAACTGCAACTATTAAAATAATTAAATTTACACTCGAAGAAGAAAATGAAAAACTTGCAATGGAAGAAGTGGACGATATGTGCCAAAGACTTCTCTGTAATCCTGTAATTCATGATTACGAAATTAATATAACTCCAAGTGATGCATAATATTGGAATATGCATTATAAAAATAATATAAAGAGGAAAACAATGAAAGTAGGAATTATACGCTTTCCAGGTTCAAACTGTGATAGAGATGTATTTCACGCTCTAAAAATTGCAGGGGGAGAACCTGATTACGTTTGGTGGAATCAAAAAGACTTATCTGATTTTGATGCAATTGTAATTCCTGGCGGCTTTTCTTATGGAGATTACCTGAGGGCTGGAGCAATAGCCTCAATAACTCCAGTTATTGATGGTATCAAAGAAATAGTTAAAGAGGAAAAACCAGTCCTTGGAATTTGTAACGGTGCTCAAATACTTGCAGAAGTAGGTTTAGTGCCCGGAATATTCACAAATAATGAAAATGCTAAATTCATATGCAAGCAGGTGGAATTAAAAGTTGCATCAACCCGAACTCCTTTTACAAGCATGTATAAAAAGAATGAAATTATCAACATGCCTATGGCACACGCGGAAGGCCGCTATTACAATGAAGAAATTGAAAAACTTCATGATCAGGATCAAATCGTGCTGAAATTTGAAGGAGAAAACCCAAATGGATCCATGGAGGCCATAACTGGAGTTTGTGATGAAACAGGACTTATATGTGCTGTAATGCCTCATCCAGAAAGAGCATCAGAAATGGTTTTAGGTTCTTCAGACGGTCTTAAATTCTTTAAGGGAATAGTTAATTTTAAATCATAGGATAATCCATAGAATTATCCATAATTCTTTTATAATTTAAACGGTGAACACATGGTAGTTTATTTAGTAGGTGCGGGTCCAGGAGATCCCGAACTTATCACTCTCAAAGCTGTAAACGTGTTAAAAAAAGCGGATGTTGTACTGTACGACAAACTTGCAAATGAAGAAATTTTAAAGTATGCTGAAGGTGCAAAACTAATATATGTCGGAAAACAAGCAGGACATCATTACAAATCTCAAAATGAAATCAATACTCTTCTTGTTGAAGAAGCAAAAGAAAATGATTTAGTAGTACGCCTTAAAGGTGGAGACCCCTTTGTATTTGGAAGAGGAGGCGAGGAAATTCTGGCCCTTGTAGAAGAAGGAATTGATTTTGAGTTAGTTCCAGGGGTAACTTCTGCAATTGGAGTTCCAACAACAATTGGGCTTCCAGTTACTCATAGAGGTGTTGCAACATCGTTTACAGTTGTTACAGGTCATGAAGACCCAACAAAATGCAAGAAACAGGTAGGATGGGACTTTAAAGCAGATACTATTGTAATACTTATGGGTATTGGAAATTTAGCTGAAAATACAGCAGAAATTATGAAACATAAAGATCCTGAAACTCCAGTTTGTGTAATTGAAAATGGTACGATGGAAGGTCAAAGGATAATAACGGGCACACTGGAAAATATAGCTGGAAAGGATATTAAACCTCCTGCTTTAGTGGTTATTGGAAATGTTGTCAATGTTTTTAAAGAAATGAATCAAATCAGTGGCTGATCTATTAAGAAGGCAATATCATGAATGGATTAGAAGGTAAAAAAATTGTTATAACAAGACCTGCTGAAAGGGCTAAAGACTCAGTTGAAATGGTAAAATCTTATGGAGCAGTTCCAATTGTAACTCCTACAATTGAACTCAAAGATTCCAAGCCAGAAGAAGTGATAAAATTATGTAATATGATAAATGAACTTGATTGGCTTATATTTACGTCTCCAAGGGCTATAAAATCATTTTTTAAACACTGCAGTCTTGAAGGTGCTGAAAATTTAAAGATAGCAACTATAGGCCCTAAAACTGAAGAGGTTTTAAATGAATACAATGTAAGAGCCGATCTTATCCCTGATAATTATACTGCAGAAGGACTTCTGGAAGCATTTGAAAAATTTGATGTTAATGGCATGAAAATGGGGCTTCCAAGAACCATGGTTGCAAGATATACACTTCCAAATGGGCTTGAGGATAGGGGGGCGCAGGTTTTCCTTGCAGACGCATATAAGTCAGAGATGCCTGATGATAAATCAAAGATTTATAAGCTTATAGATGACATATTGAATAAAGATATAGATGTTGTAATGTTTACAAGCCCTTTAACGGTTAAAAATCTCATTAAAGTTGCTAAAGAAGAAAATAAAGCAGAAATTTTAGATATATTCAGAAATAATGAGGTTTTAGTTGCAGCAATTGGACCTATAACCAAAAAGGTGCTGGATGCATATAAAATAAATCCAGTAATGCCTGAAGTATATACATTTAAAAATATGCTGGATAAACTGGTAGACGTTATGAATAATCCGAGTGAGGGGAACTGATGAGAACTATAATATGGCCTGTTTATATTGACGCTGAGAGGACAAAAAAAGATGGAAGACGTATTTCTAAGGAAGATGCAGTAGCTTCTCCAAAAATAAGGGAAATTAACAGAGCTGCACAAAAACTCCATCTTAACCCTGAAGTTGAAAAATATAAATCTTATTCTAGATCATGGTGGGAATCATCTGGTAGAGTGATTGTAGATAAGAGCAACACTAAAAAAGAAACGCTGATTAAAATAAGTAACATGATAAAGGGAATGCGGTCTTAACTAATATTTTAAGGAAGACATATAATTTTATAATTTAAGTTTAGTTTATAATCTTTAATTTCATTTGTTTTTAATTATATGCGATTGAATATGACAAATTAAATTTTCACTGGAGCTAAAAACGAAATGGAAATCAATAAACAGGATCAAATGAACCTTGCGTTTTCAAAGGCTCATGAAATGGTTCAGAATGCTGAAGATATTAAGATATACAGCCATATCGACTGTGATGGGATAACTGCTGGTGCAATATTATCTTCCATGCTTGATAATCTAGAGAAAGACCATGAAGTTGAATTCGTGACTCTGGATAAAATAGATGGCCTTGAACTTGAGAATGAACTTACCATATTTTCGGATTTGGGCTCTGGACAAAATGTAGACAAATTAGGAAATGGTTCATCTAATGTACTTATTTTAGACCATCACCCTCCTTTAAGACCAATGGTTTTTGACAACCATGTTTCGGGCAAGTTCCTGGAATTAAACTGCCATTACTATGGTATAGATGGATCACATGATGTTTCAGGAGGTGGAATGTCCTACCTACTTGCACACACATTTGGATTTGATGATCTAAGCTGGTTAGGAGTCTTAAGTGCAGTTGGAGATATGCAAAACAGCATGTCTGGGAAATTAGTGGGTTTAAATAAGGAAATTCTTGCAGCAAGTATTCAAAGCAAACTTATAGCTACAAATAATGATCTTTCTATCTATGGAAGACAGACAAGGCCAATATTTGTGGCGCTTTCATATTTTGGGGATGTTAAACTCCCTATAACAAATAGTAGGACTGAATGTATTCATATGTTGAATAAGCTTGATATTCCAACTAAAAATGGTAAAAGAGCAAGAGTTTTATGTGATTTAACTCAGGAAGAAAAGGGCAAAATATTTTCAGAGTTAGTCCGGATGTTAAGCAAAGAAGTGCCTCAAAGGTACATAAAACATGTTCCAAAACTTGTTGCTGGGGAGTCTTATGACTTTTTAGGGGAACGAAAGTATTCTCCACTTAGGGATGCCAGTGAATTTTCAACTGCAGTTAATGCTTGCAGCCGTCATAAACATCCAGAAATTGCACTCAATGTCCTGAAAGGCGATAGGGGTCTTGCACTGGACGAGATGGATCAACTTGCACTTGAGCACAGGAGATATCTTGCTCAAAAAATGGAATGGGTAACGGAAGAAAATAGGATTATTTCTTTAGATAACCTGCAGTATTTTGACGGCAGCGAAATAAAAAGTGAAGTAATTGGAACTGTTGCTGGAATGATTTTAAGCTATGGTGATTGGAGAAAACCAATAATTGGATTTACTCCTGTTGGAGAAGATTCTGAAGGAATTAAAGTATCACTTCGTTGTTCACGTCTTTTAGCTTATGATGGAATACATTTTGGAAATATAATAAGGAAGGTGGCAGCTAAAGTCGGTGGAAACGGTGGTGGACACTCTGTTGCATGTGGGGCCTATATTCCTGAAGAAAATATGGATAAATTCCTTAATGTATTTGATGAATATTTAACCGGTAAAATTTAGTTTCAATTTAATATTTTTTTTTCTTTAAAATTGGTAAGGTGTATCATTTTTAATTTTTCATAATTTAATTTAATAAAAAATCTTGCCCGCACCTTAAATGCTGTAAAAAATATAAATGAATCCTATAATTTACGAAATGCACCATTGGCAGGATAAAATAAGATAAATTTCTTTGTTACTGATAGAAATATTAAAATACTTTTTTTCGTATAAATATTACTATGAATAAAGCATTCCCTAAATTTGAAAAATTATTTTTAAATTATATCAATGAGATGGGAGAAACTTCAGGTGGTTTTATTAGCATTGTTAATTCAGGTACCATTGAAGAGGGTAATCCAAAGATAATCGGGCAAGAACTGCAGAAAGCATCAGATATTCTGGAGGTTAGGCTTGAAGATATAGAATTTCAACCATATGAATATGAAAAAGGTAAAACAAGGTCTCGATTAAAAGAAGCCCTAAACACGCTTCGTGAAAAGGGAAAAGAAATGGAAAACATGACAACTCTAGAATCAAAAGAATATCACTGGTATATAATAGCCTTAACTATGGATATCATCTCCAGCCTGTTCAATCACATTGAAATTTATTTAACGGAACATTCTCGTTAATTTGTGTTAGGTAAAAAATTATTCAGGTTAATTGTTAAAGGTGATTAAAATGTATAAAAAAATATTGTTGCCCACAGATGGTTCACAACCTGCCCTTAAAGCTGCAGAACAGGCTATATGGATTGCAGGTAAGAGTAATGCAGAACTTTTAGCATTATATGTAATTGATAATTCTTTATTTATGGGATTACCAACTGAAAAAGCAATAACAAGGGTTAAAGAAATGCTTGAAGATGAAGGAAGAAAATCCTTTGATGCTATCATTGATATGTCATTAAAATGTAAAGAAGAACTTAATACTGAAATAAAATTAGTTTTTATGACCAAGGAAGGCCGTCCCGCCCGTACGATTCGTAAGACCATTGAAGAGGAAGGAATTGATCTTGTTGTTATGGGGACTGCTGGAAAACATGGTATGGACAGATTTTTACTTGGAAGCGTTGCAGAAAAAGTAGTAAGAACTGCATCATGTCCGGTACTGGTAGTACGGTAAAATTAATCATATTTAAGAAATAATGGAAATATTATACTGTAAACTATTTTATATGATGTAGATTTTAACTTATTAAATTTAACCATATTTAAAGCATAATGCTTTATTTATAAACAATATTTTAACGTTTGATTATTCATGACAAACACAAGGCTCTATTTAATAAATTAGTTATATGATAATATCGTATATTTTACTTGAGAATATTTTCATGATAGATTTTAATAATTTAGTCTTTACTATTTCAGTTGAATTTAAATTCTTTAAATTAATAAATTGGTGAATAAATGAAAGTTTTTAAGAAAAAAGGAGAACTCACAAGGTTTCAGATTCTTGCAGAGATAGCCAAGCAGCAGCCCCACCTGAGGCAAAAGGACATAGCTGAAAAACTTGGAATAACCATCCAAGCAGTCTCTGAAAATATTAAAAGCTTAACTGATGACGGTTTTGTAGAAATAAGGGAAGGAACTGCAAGGTACCATATTACAAAAAGAGGTATTGAAAAGCTTAAAAAAGAAGCTGTTGACCTTAGAAAATATGCAGATGAAGTTGTAGAAACAATGAACACTTATAAGTCAATATGGCCTGCAATAGCAAAAGAGGAGCTTAAATCTGGCCAAAATGTATGGCTTAAAATGGAAAATGGAGTTTTATATGCCACAAATGAAAAAACGTCGGCATCAGCAGAAGTGCTTAATGATGCAGTTTCAGGAGAAGATGTAGCTTTAACCAGACTAAATGGTACAATAGAGCTTAAATCGGGTAATGTAACCATAATAAAACTTCCTACAATAAATCATGGAGGATCAAGGGCAGTTGATACCCTTAAAATACAGGAAATATATAAAAAAGGATTTGATAGGGTGGGTATAATGGGGACCATCTCAAGGGCTGTGACAGATAAATTAAAAATTTCTCCAGATTTTGAATTTGCAACTCCTTATGCCACTGTGGCTGCAGCAAAAAGAGGTTTGAACGTGCTGGTTTTTGCTGTTGGTAACATGACTAAAAGCATAACAAAAAAAATGGATGAGGAAGGTATTCAATACACTATAGAAGATTTTAAAGAATGATCTATGTCACAGGGTCTGCTTTATCCTCTTAATTATTTACTCTTTTTTAGGCCAGTTTAAATTAATAGTATATTCTAAAAATTTAATATTAAATATTACATAACTTTAATATGGACTGGTTCATGGTTTATGTCATCTTCAGAATACTGATTATAGTGCTTATTTTGATTATCGTATTTAGAAAACTGGTTTAAAGCGTAATATGAATATTTATAGAAATTTTAATCCATTGTAATTAAGTTTTGCAACTACTGCATTTTCAATACTTGTGTCTGGACTTTTAGAAATTGCAAAAGCTGTATTTCCTAACATGGCCATAGACGCGCCTATTGTTTCTTCTTCAAGTATATTTACAGCTTCGCAAACTTCACTGCTCATAAGCATGGTTTTTTCAGCGAATTTCCTTGATAATTTCATTAAATTTTCAGGTCTTGGATCATTAGTAAGCTTAAATAACAGGTCTCTTCCTGTTGAGTTAATCCTTTCTTTATGAACGGGATCTTCGATGATGTCTCCTGTATTTATTTCTCCAAAACATTTTGAAATAACATAAAGGTCTTCAGACTGATTTAAGAGTAATTTATCTGTTAATCCAATTCCAGGTGCGCCTTCTTTGAGCCTTAAAACAAGCCCTCCCGATAGAGCCCCTATAACATCACCTAAACCACTTTTCATTTCCACCTCTGCAAGATGGGCAATTTGTGCGGCTTTATTAAATGTTAAAGGCAGATCAAGAATCTTTGAAATTCCTAGAGATGCTCCAAGAGCAAATGATGCCGAAGTCCCAAATCCTGCCCCAATGGGCACATCTACATCGTGATTGATTATTATTTTTTTGTTATCTAAATTATAATCTCTTTTAATGATCTCTATGGTTTTTTCAGTTATTGTAGCATTTCGCACATCAGTTTTTCCATTTATTTTTATTTGAACTCCATTTCCATCACTTATTTTTGTCTTTGTTATAACTCCTTGGTCCATAACAACTCCCGCACCGCGGGATCCTTTTTTAATAGGATCATCATTATCTCGTATCTCAAAAAAGCCCGTAATATGAGATGGAACAAATATTGAACAATTCATTTTAACACCCTTTAGATAAAAACGATTTAATTTGAATATTTAAGTTATTATTTTAACAATTTTAAAATAGTGAAATCTAAGATTTCATTTTAACACGGTTATCAAATATTGAAGTTGATCACGATTATCAATTTAACATTTTTTTTAAAAATCAATAAAATCTTAAATTTTTATTTTATCACTATATTTTAATAGGCTGTTTGACAATAAAAAGATAAGGAAAATTTCAATATTAATTATCTAAAAACAATTATAATTCAAATTCAAATATCAGTTGGGAGGGAATCATATAAATAAAAGAATAGACCTTCACATGCACAGTATATTCAGCGACGGGGAACTTTTACCGTCTGAAATTGCAAGGAGAGCACATGTATTAAACCATGAAGCAATTGCAATAACTGATCACGTTGATGCGTCTAATATTGATTGTGTTAGACGGATAAGAGATGTAATATTAGATATAAGAGAAAACTGGGATATAGAAGTCATTCCAGGGGCTGAAATAACCCATGCTCCGGCTGAAATTATAGGCAAACTTGCTAACAAGGCCAGAAAATTAGGGGCAGAAATAATAGTTGTCCACGGGGAAACCTTAATGGAGCCTGTAGTGGAAGGAACTAACTGGGCTGCAGTAAACTGTCCTGAGGTGGATATACTGGCACACCCGGGACTAATAACTCAAGAAGAAGCTCAAACTGCAAAAGATAACAACATTGCACTTGAGATAAGCGCGAGGAGAGGCCATTCACTTTCAAATGGGCACGTAGCTAAAGTGGCCATGGAAGTAGGGGCTAATATGGTTGTAGACACGGACACACACGCACCGGAAGATATTATCTCTTATGAAACGGCTTATAATATAGCAAGAGGTGCGGGATTACCTGAAAAGGAGATTATGCGGGCACTGAGGGATAACCCTCTGGAGATTTTAAGGAATAAGGGTATAATTGAGTGAATTGTATCCTTTACTTTTTCTAAAATGCCTCAAAAACTCCCCTTTAACATGAATATCGATATATTCTCAACAAGATTAGTAATATGATATATAAAGGAATAACAGAGTCATTTTTTCCTAAATTGTATAGTGTAAAGAAAACTATTTAATTATTTCTATAATAGTTGATAAAAATTAAAATAAAATTGAATTTATAATGATCTCTTTAATCTAAATTAAAATATATAACAAATGGAAATAGTTTCAAAATTGGAATAAAG
This genomic window from Methanobacterium veterum contains:
- a CDS encoding uroporphyrinogen-III synthase yields the protein MNGLEGKKIVITRPAERAKDSVEMVKSYGAVPIVTPTIELKDSKPEEVIKLCNMINELDWLIFTSPRAIKSFFKHCSLEGAENLKIATIGPKTEEVLNEYNVRADLIPDNYTAEGLLEAFEKFDVNGMKMGLPRTMVARYTLPNGLEDRGAQVFLADAYKSEMPDDKSKIYKLIDDILNKDIDVVMFTSPLTVKNLIKVAKEENKAEILDIFRNNEVLVAAIGPITKKVLDAYKINPVMPEVYTFKNMLDKLVDVMNNPSEGN
- a CDS encoding signal recognition particle protein Srp19, producing MRTIIWPVYIDAERTKKDGRRISKEDAVASPKIREINRAAQKLHLNPEVEKYKSYSRSWWESSGRVIVDKSNTKKETLIKISNMIKGMRS
- the recJ gene encoding single-stranded-DNA-specific exonuclease RecJ, with product MEINKQDQMNLAFSKAHEMVQNAEDIKIYSHIDCDGITAGAILSSMLDNLEKDHEVEFVTLDKIDGLELENELTIFSDLGSGQNVDKLGNGSSNVLILDHHPPLRPMVFDNHVSGKFLELNCHYYGIDGSHDVSGGGMSYLLAHTFGFDDLSWLGVLSAVGDMQNSMSGKLVGLNKEILAASIQSKLIATNNDLSIYGRQTRPIFVALSYFGDVKLPITNSRTECIHMLNKLDIPTKNGKRARVLCDLTQEEKGKIFSELVRMLSKEVPQRYIKHVPKLVAGESYDFLGERKYSPLRDASEFSTAVNACSRHKHPEIALNVLKGDRGLALDEMDQLALEHRRYLAQKMEWVTEENRIISLDNLQYFDGSEIKSEVIGTVAGMILSYGDWRKPIIGFTPVGEDSEGIKVSLRCSRLLAYDGIHFGNIIRKVAAKVGGNGGGHSVACGAYIPEENMDKFLNVFDEYLTGKI
- a CDS encoding universal stress protein: MYKKILLPTDGSQPALKAAEQAIWIAGKSNAELLALYVIDNSLFMGLPTEKAITRVKEMLEDEGRKSFDAIIDMSLKCKEELNTEIKLVFMTKEGRPARTIRKTIEEEGIDLVVMGTAGKHGMDRFLLGSVAEKVVRTASCPVLVVR
- a CDS encoding DUF7839 domain-containing protein, which gives rise to MKVFKKKGELTRFQILAEIAKQQPHLRQKDIAEKLGITIQAVSENIKSLTDDGFVEIREGTARYHITKRGIEKLKKEAVDLRKYADEVVETMNTYKSIWPAIAKEELKSGQNVWLKMENGVLYATNEKTSASAEVLNDAVSGEDVALTRLNGTIELKSGNVTIIKLPTINHGGSRAVDTLKIQEIYKKGFDRVGIMGTISRAVTDKLKISPDFEFATPYATVAAAKRGLNVLVFAVGNMTKSITKKMDEEGIQYTIEDFKE
- a CDS encoding pantoate kinase, which produces MNCSIFVPSHITGFFEIRDNDDPIKKGSRGAGVVMDQGVITKTKISDGNGVQIKINGKTDVRNATITEKTIEIIKRDYNLDNKKIIINHDVDVPIGAGFGTSASFALGASLGISKILDLPLTFNKAAQIAHLAEVEMKSGLGDVIGALSGGLVLRLKEGAPGIGLTDKLLLNQSEDLYVISKCFGEINTGDIIEDPVHKERINSTGRDLLFKLTNDPRPENLMKLSRKFAEKTMLMSSEVCEAVNILEEETIGASMAMLGNTAFAISKSPDTSIENAVVAKLNYNGLKFL
- a CDS encoding histidinol phosphate phosphatase domain-containing protein; this translates as MNKRIDLHMHSIFSDGELLPSEIARRAHVLNHEAIAITDHVDASNIDCVRRIRDVILDIRENWDIEVIPGAEITHAPAEIIGKLANKARKLGAEIIVVHGETLMEPVVEGTNWAAVNCPEVDILAHPGLITQEEAQTAKDNNIALEISARRGHSLSNGHVAKVAMEVGANMVVDTDTHAPEDIISYETAYNIARGAGLPEKEIMRALRDNPLEILRNKGIIE